In Corvus moneduloides isolate bCorMon1 chromosome 12, bCorMon1.pri, whole genome shotgun sequence, the following proteins share a genomic window:
- the GINS3 gene encoding DNA replication complex GINS protein PSF3 — translation MSDSYFPVRPGLGMEENFLSLDDILMSQEKLPGRAESALPRLAVLLGQGAGSAESVPEGSKLEIPLWLAKGLHDSKRRIISVELPKIYKEAWRTVFSADANVVDLHKMGPYYYGFGSQLLNFENPENPEIAQTILQTFIARFRRIMDSSQNAYNEDTSALVARLDELERALFQVGQKGLNDFQCWEKGQASQITASSLVQNYGKRKLTEVDG, via the exons ATGTCCGACTCGTATTTCCCGGTGAGGCCGGGGCTGGGCATGGAGGAGAATTTCCTCTCGCTGGACGACATCCTCATGTCGCAGGAGAAGCTGCCGGGGCGCGCAGAGAGCGCGCTGCCGCGCCTGGCCGTGTTGCTGGGGCAGGGCGCCGGCAGCGCCGAGTCCGTCCCGGAG GGATCAAAGCTGGAAATCCCACTGTGGCTTGCTAAAGGGCTGCATGACAGCAAAAGGAGAATCATCTCTGTGGAACTGCCAAAGATTTACAAGGAAGCCTGGAGGACGGTGTTCAGTGCTGATGCCAATGTGGTTGATCTGCATAAAATGGGGCCCTACTACTATGGATTTGGCTCACAGCTCCTGAATTTTGAGAATCCAGAGAATCCTGAGATAGCTCAGACTATCCTGCAG acGTTCATTGCCCGTTTCCGCCGCATCATGGACTCCTCTCAGAACGCCTACAACGAGGACACGTCTGCACTGGTGGCTCGGCTCGATGAGCTGGAGCGGGCTCTCTTTCAAGTGGGCCAGAAAGGGTTAAATGActtccagtgctgggagaagggacaggCTTCTCAAATCACAGCTTCCAGTCTGGTGCAGAACTATGGGAAAAGAAAGCTCACAGAAGTGGATGGTTAA